From a region of the Daphnia pulicaria isolate SC F1-1A chromosome 1, SC_F0-13Bv2, whole genome shotgun sequence genome:
- the LOC124336295 gene encoding brachyurin-like — protein sequence MKVILCLAICVFAQSMGQVLLPIERNWSKIEEKWADPTAPRHIPRAEEIPLRHKATRESKDFRAACGVANPARIINGAEATPNEFPWVAALFISGGSFCTAALISDQWVLTAAHCADGALYFDVYLGAHNVRVTEPTRLEIRATEKYINPNWNPNTLNGDVALIKLPAPVDISGDLVRPICLQDPTDTSLYVGAEAHIAGWGKTADGPGGISPTLQKSTVTVITNDECKNTYGIIIRESTICTSFTDTNSGTCNGDSGSAMSVINANGQYTQIGVTSFVSSAGCESGNPDGYARVSSYLPWISSITGLVL from the exons ATGAAGGTTATTCTCTGTCTCGCTATTTGCGTCTTTGCTCAG TCTATGGGCCAAGTCCTTCTCCCCATTGAGAGGAACTGGTCAAAAATCGAGGAGAAATGGGCCGATCCTACCGCTCCCCGTCACATCCCGCGTGCTGAAGAGATCCCCTTGAGACACAAGGCAACCCGTGAATCCAAGGACTTCCGTG CCGCTTGCGGTGTAGCTAACCCCGCCCGTATCATCAACGGAGCTGAAGCT ACTCCCAATGAATTCCCGTGGGTCGCTGCTCTTTTCATCAGCGGTGGATCTTTTTGTACTGCTGCCCTGATTTCCGATCAGTGGGTTTTGACTGCCGCTCACTGCGCCGATGG TGCTCTGTACTTTGATGTCTACTTGGGAGCTCACAATGTTCGCGTCACCGAGCCAACCCGTCTCGAGATCCGCGCAACTGAGAAATACATCAACCCCAACTGGAACCCCAATACTTTGAACGGAGATGTCGCCCTCATCAAGCTCCCAGCTCCCGTTGACATCAGCGGAG ATCTCGTCCGCCCCATTTGCCTCCAAGACCCAACTGACACCAGCTTGTACGTTGGCGCTGAAGCCCatattgccggatggggaaaGACTGCCGATG GACCTGGTGGCATCAGCCCGACATTGCAGAAATCTACCGTCACTGTCATCACCAACGATGAATGCAAAAAC ACCTACGGAATCATTATTAGGGAATCCACg ATCTGCACTTCCTTCACTGACACCAACTCTGGCACTTGCAAC gGAGACAGTGGCTCTGCCATGAGCGTCATTAACGCCAACGGACAGTACACTCAGATTGGTGTCACCTCCTTCGTTTCATCCGCTGGATGCGAATCCGGAAACCCCGACGGATAT GCTCGCGTTTCCAGCTACCTGCCCTGGATCAGCAGCATCACTGGCTtggttctttaa
- the LOC124336539 gene encoding uncharacterized protein LOC124336539 produces the protein MKFFKRKKTHIEPLPNIREGTSAHQHENTQVFSSAYKNIIQESMDATVAPLLSRDNPDASEPVITNETGNTTEQSMQSYDNTLSQFQSPINLTSSSQIQEETLIQPDTTTLLNQRKNNEIFLLIKVFSFIGFVYFVHVWNGWEFLSRVLSSVLLLLFGFAGGYLYLLISNIIKGVTSGTLQEESRKGAEIAQRAYRETIEKSVSLDPCLKAAQKAYSQYCIENHVAPSRLTPSNTDEMHQRICDAFTVALSNEILRVNNHRLKRS, from the exons ATGAAATTCTTTAAACGAAAGAAAACCCACATAGAACCATTGCCGAACATTCGAGAGGGTACTTCAGCCCACCAACATGAAAACACTCAAGTCTTTTCATCCgcttataaaaatattattcaagaATCGATGGATGCAACTGTTGCACCATTGCTGTCAAGAGACAATCCGGACGCTTCCGAACCCGTTATTACGAACGAAACTGGGAATACTACAGAACAATCGATGCAATCATACGACAATACTTTGTCACAGTTTCAATCACCCATCAAcctcacttcttcttctcaaattcaagaagaaactcTTATCCAACCTGACACAACCACCTTACTtaatcaaaggaaaaacaatgaaatatttttgttgattaaagtgttttcctttattgggTTTGTTTATTTCGTTCACGTATGGAACGGATGGGAATTTCTATCACGAGTTCTATCGTCAGTACTGCTTCTACTTTTCGGTTTTGCTGGAGGTTATCTTTACTTGCTTATTTCAAATATCATCAAA GGTGTCACCAGTGGGACGTTGCAAGAAGAGAGTAGAAAAGGAGCAGAAATTGCACAAAGGGCTTACCGAGAAACTATTGAAAAAAGTGTTTCTCTTGATCCCTGTTTGAAAGCAGCACAGAAAGCTTACAGTCAATATTGCATAGAAAATCATGTGGCGCCTTCCCGTTTAACGCCTTCAAATACGGATGAAATGCATCAAAGAATATGC gaCGCGTTCACCGTGGCACTATCTAACGAGATTTTGCGCGTAAATAATCACAGACTGAAGCGAAGTTAA
- the LOC124337798 gene encoding E3 SUMO-protein ligase ZBED1-like encodes MASIESDDEYVDVFDGLVEEMNIEVLDNVQGSSSSYVSPVWKFFEKDPKDETKARCKICSSMHNRTGSSTSNLIKHLKSVHKIDPGCKRLPKKGKRVANKGKATKSKADIELDRLYVMWLCHDLLPFRTGESKYFQNFIAALKPDYVIPSRTKISQRLVPELANEIQEKLVKILQQRDVTDVVLTTDAWTSKSCDNYEALTAHFICKNFVFRSATLGIKKLDNQTADGHVQLIEKMVSKHQGLMERVTTLTSDNAEVMKATCRKLGVSWFGCIPHTINLVVKHGLNISDCANLLASIRAIASYFRRSAKATALLTAEQKKLNLPEHKIIRDNETRWSSVYFMLARFLEQHKAIYNVLTDLKSDLAFPSLSDLKDLAMLRDYLKPFQEVTTVMSSETNVTASSVIYLVTELMRHASDFSSQCANRYKVTAAVAATMRASMLERGFPSYASNKILLLATILDPRYKTAGLPNDEAVHMAKSELFRKAALLDDNNNTIDEVEIELPTSQRPKSIFDRLEKNRALVNQSNSNRAGCRLEVESYLSESAIGRHDDPLQWWKARQNIYPRLSLLARKALCIIVNSVPCERFFSKMGLIITDRRQRLSHRKAGLIGFIAQNLQILSEESE; translated from the exons ATGGCTTCTATAGAAAGTGACGACGAATATGTTGACGTTTTTGATGGTTTGGTTGAGGAGATGAATATTGAG GTTTTGGATAACGTACAAGGGTCTAGTTCCTCATATGTTAGTCctgtttggaaattttttgaaaaagatccGAAAGACGAAACGAAAGCTCGATGTAAAATTTGTTCGTCGATGCATAATCGCACTGGTAGCTCAACTAGTAACCTCATTAAG CACTTGAAATCGGTCCATAAGATAGATCCTGGCTGTAAAAGATTgcccaaaaagggaaaaagggtGGCTAATAAGGGAAAAGCTACGAAGAGCAAGGCTGACATTGAGTTGGACCGACTTTATGTTATGTGGCTATGTCACGATCTCTTGCCATTTCGAACTGGAGAAAGCAAATATTTCCAGAACTTCATTGCTGCTCTAAAGCCTGATTACGTCATTCCATCAAGAACTAAAATCAGCCAGCGCCTGGTTCCAGAACTTGcaaatgaaattcaagaaaaacttgTCAAGATCCTACAACAACGGGATGTTACAGACGTTGTGTTGACAACTGATGCTTGGACATCCAAATCTTGTGACAATTATGAGGCTCTTACTGCCCATTTCATTtgcaagaattttgttttcagatcGGCTACGTTAGGTATAAAAAAACTTGACAACCAAACAGCGGATGGGCATGTGCAactaattgaaaaaatggTCAGCAAACACCAAGGGCTAATGGAACGAGTAACAACATTAACTTCCGACAATGCGGAAGTAATGAAAGCCACTTGTCGAAAACTTGGAGTCAGTTGGTTTGGATGTATTCCTCATACCATTAATCTTGTCGTAAAACATGGTCTCAATATTTCGGATTGTGCAAATCTTCTGGCTTCCATTCGGGCAATCGCTTCTTACTTTCGCCGAAGTGCGAAAGCAACTGCTTTATTGACtgcagaacaaaaaaaactgaatctTCCAGAGCATAA gaTCATAAGAGACAATGAAACCCGCTGGTCGTCTGTTTACTTCATGCTGGCCCGTTTTCTTGAACAACATAAGGCGATTTATAACGTCTTAACTGATCTTAAATCTGATCTAGCTTTTCCGTCCTTATCTGATTTGAAAGACCTTGCCATGCTGAGGGATTATTTGAAACCCTTTCAAGAAGTAACCACAGTAATGTCGTCGGAGACGAATGTTACTGCCTCGTCG gtgATATATCTCGTCACTGAACTTATGCGCCATGCTTCAGATTTCAGTTCCCAATGTGCAAACAGATACAAAGTTACGGCAGCTGTTGCTGCTACCATGAGAGCTTCAATGTTAGAACGAGGATTTCCTTCCTATGCATCCAACAAAATCCTTCTTCTTGCAACTATACTGGACCCACGTTATAAAACTGCTGGGCTACCAAATGACGAAGCAGTTCATATGGCCAAAA GTGAGTTATTTCGCAAGGCAGCTTTGCTTGACGACAACAATAACACCATTGATGAAGTCGAAATCGAGTTGCCAACGAGCCAACGcccaaaatctatttttgatcgTCTGGAGAAAAATCGAGCCCTTGTTAATCAGTCAAACTCGAATCGTGCTGGGTGTCGCCTAGAAGTTGAGTCATACCTTTCGGAGTCGGCTATTGGGAGACATGATGACCCTTTGCAATGGTGGAAGGCCCGACAAAATATATATCCTCGTCTTTCGCTTTTAGCAAGAAAAGCACTTTGTATCATTGTCAACTCTGTTCCCTGTGAACGCTTCTTCTCAAAGATGGGGCTGATTATAACAGATCGCCGCCAACGTCTTAGTCATCGTAAGGCAGGTTTGATCGGGTTTATAGCCCAGAATTTGCAAATTCTTTCTGAAGAATCTGAATAA